The Candidatus Koribacter versatilis Ellin345 genome has a segment encoding these proteins:
- a CDS encoding APC family permease, whose protein sequence is MSNTERSQHDDEHLVRGLSLGGATALNMIDVIGIGPFITIPLIISAMGGPQAMLGWIFGALLSLCDGLCWAELGAAMPGSGGSYRYLNEIYGRQKWGRLLSFLFIWQLSFSAPLSIASGCIGFSQYASYLKPSLEHAWISHPRFMVGPVTVMSIATVIVVVFLLYRGVVQIEKISKFLWVGVMGTMAWIIFAGLTHFQPSRAFDFPPGAFTLSHNFFLGLGAAMLIATYDFWGYYNIAFLGGEVRDPERNIPRAMLYSIVIVGVLYVVMNISILGVMPWRELAQTAQSNTRYYIVATMMERLYGHWAGVLVALLIMWTAFASVFSLLLGYSRVPYAAARDGNYFKPFARIHPTQKFPTVSLLVLGGVAILCCFLRLADVIAALVVIRILLQFVVQILGLLYWRWSRPDAPRPFKMWIYPVPAVLALVGFIYVLFVRTNSWQQVRYAVVIVVIGLAIYLVRAWRRGEWPMPGRSAASDVAV, encoded by the coding sequence ATGAGCAACACTGAGCGCTCGCAGCATGATGACGAGCACCTCGTCCGCGGGCTGAGCCTGGGCGGCGCGACTGCGCTCAATATGATCGACGTGATCGGCATTGGGCCGTTCATCACGATCCCGCTGATCATCAGTGCCATGGGCGGCCCGCAGGCGATGCTGGGCTGGATCTTCGGCGCGCTGCTCTCGCTTTGCGACGGCCTCTGCTGGGCCGAACTCGGCGCCGCCATGCCGGGCTCCGGCGGCAGCTATCGCTACCTCAACGAAATTTACGGTCGCCAGAAATGGGGACGCCTGCTCTCGTTCCTCTTCATCTGGCAGCTCTCGTTCTCGGCGCCGCTTTCCATCGCATCAGGATGTATTGGCTTCTCGCAGTATGCGAGCTACTTGAAGCCGAGCCTCGAACACGCATGGATCTCGCATCCGCGCTTCATGGTTGGGCCGGTGACGGTGATGTCGATTGCGACGGTCATCGTGGTCGTCTTCCTGCTCTATCGCGGCGTAGTGCAGATCGAAAAGATCTCGAAATTTCTCTGGGTCGGCGTGATGGGAACCATGGCGTGGATCATCTTCGCCGGGCTCACCCACTTCCAGCCGTCGCGCGCGTTCGATTTTCCGCCGGGCGCGTTTACGCTCTCGCACAATTTCTTTCTCGGTCTTGGCGCGGCGATGCTGATCGCTACCTACGATTTCTGGGGCTACTACAACATCGCGTTTCTTGGCGGCGAGGTACGCGACCCGGAGCGCAATATCCCGCGCGCGATGCTGTATTCCATCGTGATTGTCGGCGTGCTCTACGTGGTGATGAACATCAGCATCCTCGGCGTGATGCCGTGGCGCGAGTTGGCGCAGACCGCGCAATCGAACACGCGGTATTACATCGTCGCGACCATGATGGAGCGCCTCTACGGCCACTGGGCCGGGGTGCTGGTGGCGCTGCTCATCATGTGGACGGCGTTTGCCTCGGTGTTCTCGCTACTGCTGGGCTATTCACGCGTTCCCTACGCGGCAGCGCGCGATGGCAACTACTTCAAGCCCTTTGCGCGCATCCATCCCACGCAGAAGTTTCCGACCGTGTCGTTGCTGGTGCTGGGTGGCGTGGCGATTCTTTGCTGCTTCCTGCGACTAGCCGATGTCATCGCGGCGCTGGTGGTGATTCGCATCCTGCTGCAGTTCGTGGTGCAGATCCTCGGGCTGCTGTATTGGCGTTGGTCGCGGCCCGATGCGCCTCGTCCCTTCAAGATGTGGATTTATCCCGTTCCCGCAGTGCTGGCGCTGGTGGGCTTTATTTATGTACTATTCGTGCGCACCAATTCCTGGCAACAAGTTCGCTATGCAGTCGTAATCGTTGTCATCGGTCTCGCCATCTATCTTGTGCGCGCCTGGCGCAGGGGCGAATGGCCGATGCCGGGAAGATCCGCGGCCAGCGATGTCGCGGTGTAA
- a CDS encoding Ig-like domain-containing protein codes for MKATRCFVLVVCVSLLFSVFTLAHDNGDFTIIAMPDVQNESQYYPQVLHAETQWIVNARGALNIQAVVGLGDIVNNGSDNTQWANADAAFRLLDNAGIPYLLAIGNHDYDNAAPASRSAVGFNEWFGPWRYAGRPWYDGNYNGSNENFYGVLRINRQKYLVLLMEYVPRDAALSWAAQVIAANQDKQVIIVTHSYMYSDNTRVDQCDTQDLNTNNYGDKQWSKLVSQYPNVELVLSGHITNGTAAQRADLGKNGNLVNQVFSNYQTLPNGGNGYLRIMTFHPASNTIDVKTYSPFLNSYMTDARNQFTIPWRAPRTFARSGAVSGLVRDSGTCKRIAGATVAVGPSTAVSDANGFYSLTLPGGTYSASGVASAYDGSSTSVAVSNGYAVDANFFLKPNAPCAVNQASPSVTICAPADGAVVNSPARVTAGTTDNSSTVSFVQLYVDGVLKLTQSGGILDTSVTLTSGAHRLTVQAKDAAGAVFKQSVSVTVP; via the coding sequence ATGAAGGCCACTCGCTGCTTTGTGCTGGTCGTATGCGTGTCTCTGCTGTTCAGCGTTTTCACACTTGCGCACGATAACGGTGACTTCACCATCATCGCGATGCCCGACGTGCAGAACGAAAGCCAATACTATCCACAGGTGCTCCACGCGGAAACGCAGTGGATCGTGAATGCCCGGGGCGCACTGAACATCCAGGCGGTGGTCGGTCTCGGAGATATCGTCAACAATGGCTCCGATAACACCCAGTGGGCCAACGCGGATGCTGCGTTCCGGCTGCTCGATAATGCGGGAATCCCGTACCTGCTCGCGATTGGCAACCACGACTACGACAACGCAGCGCCGGCTTCGCGTTCCGCAGTCGGTTTTAACGAGTGGTTTGGGCCGTGGCGATATGCGGGGCGTCCGTGGTACGACGGCAATTACAACGGCAGCAACGAGAATTTCTACGGCGTGTTGCGGATCAATCGCCAGAAATATCTGGTGCTGTTGATGGAGTATGTCCCGCGCGACGCTGCTTTGTCGTGGGCCGCGCAGGTGATTGCCGCGAACCAGGACAAGCAGGTGATCATCGTTACGCACAGCTACATGTATTCCGACAACACGCGCGTGGACCAATGCGACACCCAGGACCTCAACACAAACAACTATGGCGACAAGCAGTGGAGCAAACTCGTCAGTCAATATCCGAATGTCGAGTTGGTGCTGAGCGGGCACATTACCAACGGTACCGCGGCGCAACGTGCGGACCTCGGCAAAAACGGGAACCTGGTCAACCAAGTCTTCTCGAATTACCAGACGCTTCCGAATGGAGGCAACGGGTATCTGCGGATTATGACGTTTCATCCGGCGAGCAATACGATTGACGTCAAGACGTACTCGCCGTTCCTGAACAGCTACATGACCGACGCACGCAACCAGTTCACGATTCCATGGCGTGCGCCGCGCACGTTTGCGAGGAGCGGAGCCGTGAGTGGCCTGGTGCGCGACAGCGGTACGTGCAAGCGGATCGCGGGCGCGACGGTGGCGGTCGGACCGAGTACTGCTGTGTCGGACGCGAATGGGTTCTATTCGCTGACGCTGCCGGGAGGCACGTATAGCGCGAGCGGCGTGGCATCGGCGTATGACGGGAGTTCAACCAGCGTGGCGGTGAGCAACGGCTATGCCGTTGACGCGAATTTCTTCCTTAAGCCAAACGCGCCGTGCGCGGTTAACCAGGCTTCACCCTCGGTGACGATCTGCGCGCCGGCCGATGGGGCGGTGGTGAACTCGCCGGCGAGGGTTACTGCGGGGACTACTGATAACAGCTCCACCGTCAGCTTTGTTCAACTCTACGTGGACGGCGTTTTGAAGCTGACGCAGAGTGGGGGAATCCTGGACACGAGTGTGACGCTGACGTCGGGTGCGCATCGCCTGACGGTACAGGCGAAGGATGCCGCCGGAGCGGTGTTCAAGCAGTCGGTCAGCGTTACAGTGCCGTAG
- a CDS encoding DinB family protein translates to MKTLSALALSFALLLGTSAAFAQDKPPAPPTSVTAALDNELSKFEKGILGLAEAMPEDKFNFKPTAGKFDTVHDFAGQIDHLGGGFFFYAAAITGTKPPEEPKDLKTKAQHIQYLKDGIAAAHKALATINEQNMYTSVPPPFGKNPTNRIALAIGMVSHPYDHYGQMVEYLRGAGITPPGSK, encoded by the coding sequence ATGAAGACACTTTCTGCGCTCGCTCTCTCCTTCGCGCTGCTCCTCGGAACCAGCGCCGCCTTCGCGCAAGATAAACCGCCCGCGCCGCCGACGTCGGTTACGGCAGCGCTCGACAATGAACTTTCGAAATTCGAGAAGGGCATTCTCGGACTCGCCGAGGCGATGCCGGAAGACAAGTTCAACTTCAAACCAACGGCGGGCAAGTTCGATACCGTGCATGATTTCGCCGGACAAATCGATCATCTGGGCGGAGGGTTCTTCTTCTATGCCGCCGCGATCACCGGCACGAAGCCGCCGGAAGAGCCGAAAGACCTGAAGACCAAGGCCCAGCACATTCAGTATTTGAAAGACGGCATCGCGGCCGCACATAAAGCGCTGGCGACCATCAACGAGCAAAACATGTATACGTCGGTTCCACCGCCGTTCGGCAAGAACCCGACCAACCGCATCGCGCTGGCGATTGGGATGGTTTCGCATCCGTACGATCACTACGGCCAGATGGTGGAGTACCTGCGCGGAGCCGGCATTACGCCGCCCGGAAGCAAATAA
- a CDS encoding PIG-L family deacetylase, with protein sequence MKLSLDRTRPFVAGLLALCLASPSALLSQSAAPPAPEAKVVDELAPLPQDDGRLGLELLLKRLKTTARLMHTTAHPDDEDGGMLTLESRGKGYDVTLMTLTHGEGGQNKTGSNLFDELGVLRVLELLESDKYYGVHQRFSMAADFGFSKSPQESLEKWKDGGKPGYIPLRDMVRVIRTFRPDVIAQRFQGSERDGHGHHQASGIITKEAFRAAADPKQFPELNLPPWQAKKLYMDNVRDGEEYTVAFDTGAEDPALGMSYVQFAMKGLKHQLSQGAGAWNVDPGPHITRYKLIDSELPQPKAGEHEKDFFDGIDTSLPALADRLGADENRVPWLKPGLEEVAKLIDQASEAEKKDMESAAAPLSAAAQSLSALRTRIENSPLDDASRRDLLSRVDEKRQQVRKAEALALGLKVKVTTLAEMAGKPSVTRGTRVPVDVAIENGGSQALQFQLADVEDPAAAKRAVKSLAIAAHGHSSVVAENVAREPLTKPGFHRDNPEVDSFYESSDADPTIPFSAGPPTVWVSYRAEGSKAAIDGSQEVPVETAIHQPDGTTRLRPLAIAPKFSVLIEPSTQTVPTTAKDARKIDVHVRSIAGGPAKGTLKLLVPYAWRATPLQQAIDFSKYGEEKTVSFQVTPGELSEHKAKIEAVFESEGKRYTEGYTTVEREDLGTYYYYQPSVQKISEVKVATQPGLKVGYIMGAGDDIPTALQQIGVDVATITPEELASGDLSKYGTIVVGIRAYDTRDDVKQHNDRLLEFVKNGGTLIVQYNAGVADFNAVKLPPQTGPVPPKMDPNSPIPGKYVPYPAELSRDRVSVEDAKITVLEPQNAIFHSPNEIKPTDFDGWVQERGLYFMDRWSPEYHALLECHDPNEPERKGGLLEAKYGKGTYIYTGYAFFRQLPVGVPGAVRLFVNLLSAGHEQH encoded by the coding sequence ATGAAATTGTCCCTGGATCGCACACGCCCGTTCGTCGCTGGTTTGCTGGCCCTCTGCCTGGCCTCCCCTTCGGCCCTACTCTCCCAGTCTGCTGCTCCGCCCGCGCCGGAAGCCAAAGTTGTTGATGAGCTTGCGCCTTTGCCCCAGGACGATGGCCGTCTCGGCCTCGAACTGCTACTCAAGCGCCTGAAGACCACCGCGCGCTTGATGCACACCACCGCTCATCCCGACGACGAAGATGGCGGTATGCTCACCCTCGAATCGCGCGGCAAGGGTTACGACGTTACCCTGATGACCCTCACCCACGGCGAGGGCGGCCAGAACAAGACCGGCAGCAATCTCTTCGACGAACTTGGCGTGCTCCGCGTCCTCGAACTGCTGGAGAGCGATAAATATTACGGCGTCCACCAGCGCTTCAGCATGGCCGCTGATTTTGGCTTCAGTAAGAGCCCGCAGGAGTCGCTGGAGAAGTGGAAGGACGGCGGCAAGCCCGGCTACATCCCGCTGCGCGACATGGTGCGCGTCATCCGAACTTTCCGTCCTGACGTCATCGCCCAGCGCTTCCAGGGCTCCGAGCGCGACGGCCACGGCCATCACCAGGCGTCGGGCATCATCACCAAGGAAGCGTTCCGCGCCGCCGCCGATCCCAAGCAATTTCCGGAACTCAACCTTCCGCCGTGGCAGGCTAAAAAGCTCTACATGGACAACGTCCGCGATGGCGAGGAGTACACGGTCGCCTTCGATACCGGCGCGGAAGACCCCGCCCTCGGCATGAGCTACGTGCAGTTCGCGATGAAGGGCCTGAAGCACCAGCTCTCGCAAGGTGCCGGCGCATGGAACGTCGATCCCGGCCCGCACATCACGCGGTACAAGCTGATTGACTCAGAGTTGCCGCAACCCAAAGCCGGCGAGCACGAAAAAGATTTCTTCGACGGCATCGACACCTCACTGCCCGCGCTCGCCGATCGTCTCGGCGCGGATGAGAACAGAGTCCCATGGCTGAAGCCCGGTTTGGAAGAAGTTGCGAAACTGATTGACCAAGCCAGTGAAGCCGAGAAGAAGGACATGGAGAGCGCGGCGGCGCCGCTGAGCGCAGCCGCTCAAAGCCTGAGTGCGCTGCGGACAAGGATCGAAAATAGTCCGCTCGACGATGCATCGCGTCGTGACTTACTTTCGCGCGTGGATGAAAAGCGGCAGCAGGTGCGGAAAGCGGAGGCGCTCGCACTGGGGTTGAAAGTCAAAGTAACCACACTTGCGGAAATGGCCGGAAAACCTTCCGTCACCCGCGGAACTCGCGTTCCGGTGGATGTCGCGATTGAGAATGGCGGGTCGCAAGCGTTGCAGTTTCAGCTAGCCGATGTCGAGGATCCTGCGGCCGCCAAGCGGGCGGTGAAGTCGCTTGCCATCGCGGCCCATGGGCATTCAAGCGTGGTTGCCGAGAACGTCGCGCGCGAGCCGCTCACCAAGCCCGGGTTCCACCGTGATAATCCGGAGGTTGACTCGTTCTACGAAAGCTCGGACGCTGATCCCACGATCCCGTTCTCGGCCGGACCGCCGACCGTCTGGGTGTCTTATCGCGCGGAGGGAAGCAAAGCCGCGATCGATGGCTCCCAGGAAGTTCCAGTAGAGACCGCGATCCATCAGCCTGACGGCACCACCCGCCTCCGCCCCCTGGCAATCGCTCCGAAGTTTTCGGTGCTAATCGAGCCCAGCACCCAGACGGTTCCCACCACCGCCAAAGACGCCCGCAAGATCGACGTCCACGTGCGCAGTATCGCCGGCGGCCCTGCCAAAGGCACGCTGAAACTCCTCGTCCCCTACGCGTGGCGTGCGACGCCGCTGCAACAGGCCATCGACTTCAGCAAGTACGGCGAAGAGAAGACTGTCTCGTTCCAGGTCACGCCCGGCGAACTCTCCGAGCACAAGGCGAAGATCGAAGCCGTGTTCGAGAGTGAAGGGAAGAGGTACACCGAGGGCTACACCACGGTGGAGCGCGAGGACCTCGGCACCTACTACTACTACCAGCCTTCGGTGCAGAAGATCAGCGAGGTCAAGGTCGCGACGCAGCCGGGCCTGAAGGTCGGCTACATCATGGGCGCCGGTGACGACATCCCGACCGCGCTGCAGCAGATCGGCGTGGACGTGGCAACGATCACGCCTGAAGAACTCGCGAGCGGCGACCTCTCGAAGTATGGGACCATCGTCGTCGGCATTCGCGCCTACGACACGCGTGACGATGTGAAGCAGCACAACGATCGCCTGCTCGAATTCGTGAAGAATGGCGGCACGCTCATCGTGCAATACAACGCCGGCGTCGCGGACTTCAACGCCGTCAAGCTGCCGCCGCAGACCGGACCGGTGCCACCCAAGATGGACCCCAATTCGCCGATCCCCGGAAAGTACGTGCCGTATCCGGCGGAGCTGAGCCGCGACCGAGTGAGCGTGGAAGACGCGAAGATCACGGTGCTCGAGCCGCAGAACGCGATCTTCCATTCGCCGAACGAGATCAAGCCCACCGACTTCGACGGCTGGGTGCAGGAGCGCGGCCTCTACTTCATGGACCGCTGGTCGCCGGAGTATCACGCGCTGCTCGAGTGCCACGACCCGAACGAGCCCGAGCGCAAGGGCGGCCTGCTCGAAGCGAAGTACGGCAAGGGGACGTACATCTACACCGGCTACGCGTTCTTCCGGCAATTGCCGGTGGGCGTGCCCGGCGCGGTGCGGCTGTTCGTCAACCTGCTGAGCGCAGGGCATGAGCAACACTGA
- a CDS encoding DinB family protein: MKKVAIVLTMALALCCGCAIAQDKGPAKTVADVFNGALTGVENEFVPAAEAMPEGKYDFAPTSGEFKGVRTFGQQVKHVAAVNYVLGAAILGEKPPVDLGGESGPESVKSKADIVKFLKDSFAYAHKALATLDEKNVTVAVKSPFGPNQMAKGTVAVIMETHPFDHYGQMAVYLRMNGIIPPASRQ; the protein is encoded by the coding sequence ATGAAGAAAGTTGCAATCGTGCTTACGATGGCGTTGGCCCTCTGTTGCGGCTGCGCGATCGCGCAAGACAAGGGACCGGCGAAGACAGTCGCCGATGTGTTCAACGGAGCTCTCACCGGCGTAGAGAACGAGTTCGTTCCCGCTGCCGAAGCGATGCCGGAAGGCAAATATGATTTTGCGCCCACCAGCGGCGAATTCAAAGGTGTTCGCACCTTCGGCCAGCAGGTGAAGCACGTAGCCGCCGTGAATTACGTTCTCGGTGCGGCGATCCTCGGCGAAAAGCCGCCGGTCGATTTGGGCGGCGAAAGTGGTCCCGAGAGCGTCAAGAGCAAGGCCGACATCGTGAAGTTCTTGAAGGACAGCTTCGCGTATGCGCACAAGGCGCTCGCCACTCTGGATGAAAAGAACGTCACGGTGGCGGTAAAGAGCCCGTTCGGACCGAACCAGATGGCCAAGGGAACCGTTGCCGTCATCATGGAGACACATCCGTTCGACCACTACGGGCAGATGGCAGTCTACCTGCGCATGAACGGGATTATTCCGCCCGCCAGCCGCCAATAA
- a CDS encoding CHAD domain-containing protein, which produces MTNSSKRNTPSRRRTRYIPREPEAHAVYLFRKLSRLLRANRTAPEARSVHLLRTTIRRIQTLAQSLGEEKNKPFAKLDNLLKEIFEKAGRVRDLDVQLDALHNISLPSIEEDKRLLLNYLQRQRAKRAKKLATLVEDELAGRLQRRQTRAKALILEKVHQRSDGTAKKAVDLHKEVAPLLAQLHHGNFDTTSLHELRLVVKHVRYAAEAAGEAQAVTLLKPAQDAIGIWHDWINLIDTADEVLGPLPGHPLMTILRGKIRARFNDAVAALKPLEAQLSELLEIGKRPGPVLVVPNVPLASAATAG; this is translated from the coding sequence GTGACAAATTCATCCAAACGTAATACTCCGTCCCGCCGGCGCACTCGTTACATTCCCCGGGAACCAGAGGCCCACGCGGTCTATCTGTTCCGCAAGCTCTCGCGACTGCTCCGCGCCAATCGCACCGCTCCCGAAGCCAGGTCCGTGCACCTGCTGCGAACCACCATCCGCCGCATCCAGACACTCGCCCAGTCTCTCGGCGAAGAGAAGAACAAGCCCTTCGCCAAGCTCGACAACCTGCTGAAAGAGATTTTCGAAAAGGCCGGCCGGGTGCGCGATCTCGACGTCCAACTGGACGCCCTGCACAACATCTCGCTGCCCTCGATCGAGGAAGACAAGCGTTTGTTGCTCAACTATCTCCAGCGTCAGCGTGCAAAACGCGCGAAAAAGCTGGCCACGTTGGTCGAAGACGAGCTTGCGGGACGCCTGCAGCGTCGTCAGACTCGCGCCAAGGCGCTCATCCTCGAGAAAGTGCATCAACGCAGCGATGGCACCGCCAAAAAAGCCGTAGATCTGCACAAGGAAGTCGCTCCGCTGCTCGCGCAACTGCATCATGGAAACTTCGACACCACTTCGCTGCACGAGCTCCGGTTGGTGGTGAAACACGTTCGCTATGCCGCCGAAGCTGCGGGCGAAGCCCAAGCTGTCACTCTGCTTAAGCCGGCGCAGGACGCCATCGGCATCTGGCATGACTGGATCAACCTCATCGACACTGCCGATGAAGTCCTCGGCCCGTTGCCGGGTCATCCACTGATGACCATCCTGCGCGGAAAAATCCGCGCCCGTTTCAACGACGCCGTCGCCGCGCTAAAGCCGCTCGAAGCGCAGCTTTCCGAGCTCCTCGAGATCGGCAAGCGCCCCGGCCCGGTGCTGGTAGTCCCCAATGTGCCATTGGCATCGGCGGCCACCGCAGGGTAG
- a CDS encoding HAD family hydrolase, with protein sequence MTPASTTENRDRATPPSGWRSQPQTLLIDADDTLWENNVYFERAIAQFISFLNHHEYSPEQVREVLNDVERENIVRHGYGLHSFAHALVNTFEKLTVDPMTPELHGRINAIAHEIAEHPVQLIADVPETLEYLAAKHHLIMVTKGDITEQSGKVTRSGLASYFSAVEIVAEKNVAAYHGVVEKYALALERTWMIGNSPKSDINPALLAGVNAIFIPHDNTWILEHEDVIHEGFTGTLLNLSGFGDLRQQF encoded by the coding sequence GTGACCCCAGCCTCCACAACTGAGAATCGGGACAGGGCGACACCACCTTCGGGCTGGCGCTCGCAACCCCAAACGCTGCTTATAGATGCAGACGATACCCTGTGGGAAAACAACGTCTATTTTGAGCGCGCAATCGCACAATTTATCTCGTTTTTAAATCACCACGAATACTCGCCGGAACAGGTGCGGGAAGTGTTGAATGACGTGGAACGGGAAAACATCGTCCGCCACGGATATGGGCTGCACAGCTTCGCGCACGCGCTGGTGAATACCTTTGAAAAACTCACGGTGGACCCGATGACGCCGGAGTTGCACGGGCGGATTAACGCGATTGCGCACGAGATTGCCGAGCATCCGGTGCAGTTGATCGCGGATGTGCCGGAGACACTGGAGTATCTCGCGGCGAAACACCACTTGATCATGGTGACCAAGGGCGACATTACCGAGCAGTCGGGTAAGGTGACGCGGTCTGGGCTGGCCTCGTACTTTTCCGCGGTGGAGATTGTGGCGGAGAAGAACGTCGCGGCGTATCACGGTGTGGTGGAGAAATACGCGCTGGCGTTGGAGCGCACGTGGATGATCGGGAACAGCCCGAAATCCGATATCAATCCGGCGCTGCTGGCTGGCGTAAACGCGATTTTCATCCCGCACGACAACACGTGGATCCTCGAACACGAGGACGTGATCCACGAGGGATTCACCGGAACGCTGCTCAACCTGAGTGGTTTTGGTGATCTGCGGCAGCAGTTCTAA
- a CDS encoding DUF2252 family protein — MNILQASREYEHWLAKQTDLIAADIRRKHAFMAQSVFPFFRATFYRWLQLWPSLDKAISGAPKVLAVGDLHVENFGTWRDGEGRLAWGINDFDEAWLFPYTMDLVRLATSALLAKDAEHLAERGRLVAEAILEGYHDALEHGGKPFVLAEGQDWLRAIAAQQLKDPNAYWDKLTSWPEVRLKNLPQLAKDRMTDLLPPHCDKPFFVARQAGLGSRGHQRYVAIAHWKGGWVAREAKALVPSAAAWIAGTGRDRIYYNDILENSVRDHDPYFNVHEHWLVRRLAPDCTKIPITDLPTRRDEHTLLYCMGYEVANVHLGTKRANAAIAQDLKKRKARWLYDAARDMRRLIRRDFAEWRTSRTRPAK; from the coding sequence ATGAACATCCTGCAAGCCAGCCGCGAGTACGAGCATTGGCTCGCGAAACAAACCGATCTCATCGCGGCTGACATTCGCCGCAAACACGCCTTCATGGCCCAGAGCGTGTTTCCATTTTTCCGCGCCACGTTCTATCGCTGGCTGCAGCTCTGGCCCTCGCTCGATAAAGCCATCAGCGGCGCGCCCAAAGTTCTCGCCGTCGGCGATCTCCACGTCGAAAACTTCGGCACCTGGCGCGATGGCGAAGGCCGCCTCGCGTGGGGCATTAACGACTTCGACGAAGCATGGCTCTTCCCCTACACTATGGACCTCGTCCGGCTCGCCACCAGCGCACTGTTGGCGAAGGATGCCGAGCATCTCGCCGAACGCGGAAGGCTCGTGGCTGAAGCAATTCTCGAGGGCTACCACGACGCACTGGAACACGGCGGCAAACCGTTCGTTCTCGCCGAAGGCCAGGATTGGCTGCGCGCCATCGCCGCGCAGCAATTGAAAGATCCCAACGCCTATTGGGACAAGCTCACATCGTGGCCGGAAGTGAGATTGAAAAACTTGCCGCAATTGGCCAAAGATCGCATGACTGACCTGCTGCCGCCCCATTGCGACAAGCCATTCTTCGTCGCGCGACAAGCCGGACTCGGATCGCGCGGCCACCAGCGCTACGTCGCCATCGCCCATTGGAAAGGTGGATGGGTCGCGCGCGAAGCCAAAGCCCTCGTTCCATCGGCGGCTGCATGGATCGCCGGCACCGGACGCGATCGCATCTACTACAACGACATCCTCGAGAACTCCGTCCGCGACCACGATCCGTACTTCAACGTGCATGAACACTGGCTGGTACGCCGGCTAGCCCCCGACTGCACCAAGATCCCGATCACCGATCTGCCCACGCGTCGCGACGAGCACACGCTGCTCTACTGCATGGGCTACGAAGTCGCCAACGTGCACCTCGGCACCAAGCGCGCGAATGCTGCGATAGCGCAGGACCTGAAGAAGCGCAAAGCGCGCTGGCTCTACGATGCCGCCCGCGACATGCGCCGCTTGATTCGCCGCGACTTCGCCGAGTGGCGTACCTCCCGTACTCGCCCCGCGAAATAG